From one Callithrix jacchus isolate 240 chromosome 2, calJac240_pri, whole genome shotgun sequence genomic stretch:
- the F2RL2 gene encoding proteinase-activated receptor 3 isoform X1, producing the protein MKAFIFAAAGLLLLLPTCQSGMENDTNNLAKPILSVKTFRGAPPESFEEFPSSALEGWTGPTITVRIKCPEESASHLHVKNATMGYLTSSLSTKLIPAIYLLVFVVGVPANAVTLWMLVFRTRSICTTVFYTNLAIADFLFCITLPFKIAYHLNGNNWVFGEVLCRATTVIFYGNMYCSILLLACISISRYLAIVHPFTYRGLPKHTYALLTCGLVWAIVFLYMLPFFILKQEYYLVQPDITTCHDVHNTCESSSPFQLYYFISLAFFGFLIPFVVIIYCYTAIIRTLNAYDHRWLWYVKVTLLILAIFTICFAPSNIILIIHHANYYNNNTDGFYFIYLIALCLGSLNSCLDPFLYFLMSKISNHSTAYLTKC; encoded by the coding sequence GCATGGAAAATGATACAAACAACTTGGCAAAGCCAATCTTATCTGTTAAGACCTTTCGTGGAGCTCCCCCAGAATCTTTTGAAGAGTTCCCCTCTTCTGCCTTAGAAGGCTGGACAGGACCCACCATTACTGTAAGAATTAAGTGCCCTGAAGAAAGTGCTTCACATCTCCACGTGAAAAATGCTACTATGGGGTACCTCACCAGCTCCTTAAGTACCAAACTGATACCTGCCATCTACCTTCTGGTGTTTGTAGTTGGTGTGCCAGCCAACGCTGTGACCCTGTGGATGCTTGTCTTCAGGACCAGATCCATCTGTACGACCGTATTCTACACCAACCTGGCCattgcagattttcttttttgtatcacATTGCCCTTTAAGATAGCTTACCATCTTAATGGGAACAACTGGGTATTTGGAGAGGTCCTGTGCCGGGCCACCACGGTCATCTTCTATGGCAACATGTACTGCTCCATTCTGCTCCTTGCCTGCATCAGTATCAGCCGCTATCTGGCCATCGTCCATCCTTTCACCTACCGGGGACTGCCCAAGCACACCTATGCCTTGCTAACATGTGGACTGGTGTGGGCAATAGTTTTCTTATATATGTTGCCATTTTTCATCCTGAAGCAGGAATATTATCTTGTTCAGCCAGACATCACCACCTGCCATGATGTTCACAACACATGTGAGTCCTCGTCTCCCTTCCAACTCTACTACTTCATCTCCTTGGCGTTCTTTGGATTCTTAATTCCATTTGTGGTTATCATCTACTGCTACACAGCCATCATCCGGACACTTAATGCATATGATCATAGATGGCTGTGGTATGTTAAAGTGACTCTCCTCATCCTTGCGATTTTTACCATTTGTTTTGCTCCAAGCAATATTATACTTATTATTCACCATGCCAACTACTACAACAACAATACTGATGGCTTCTATTTTATATATCTCATAGCTTTGTGCCTGGGCAGCCTGAATAGTTGCTTAgatccattcctttattttctcatgtCAAAAATCAGTAATCACTCCACTGCTTACCTTACGAAATGCTGA
- the F2RL2 gene encoding proteinase-activated receptor 3 isoform X2, translated as MENDTNNLAKPILSVKTFRGAPPESFEEFPSSALEGWTGPTITVRIKCPEESASHLHVKNATMGYLTSSLSTKLIPAIYLLVFVVGVPANAVTLWMLVFRTRSICTTVFYTNLAIADFLFCITLPFKIAYHLNGNNWVFGEVLCRATTVIFYGNMYCSILLLACISISRYLAIVHPFTYRGLPKHTYALLTCGLVWAIVFLYMLPFFILKQEYYLVQPDITTCHDVHNTCESSSPFQLYYFISLAFFGFLIPFVVIIYCYTAIIRTLNAYDHRWLWYVKVTLLILAIFTICFAPSNIILIIHHANYYNNNTDGFYFIYLIALCLGSLNSCLDPFLYFLMSKISNHSTAYLTKC; from the coding sequence ATGGAAAATGATACAAACAACTTGGCAAAGCCAATCTTATCTGTTAAGACCTTTCGTGGAGCTCCCCCAGAATCTTTTGAAGAGTTCCCCTCTTCTGCCTTAGAAGGCTGGACAGGACCCACCATTACTGTAAGAATTAAGTGCCCTGAAGAAAGTGCTTCACATCTCCACGTGAAAAATGCTACTATGGGGTACCTCACCAGCTCCTTAAGTACCAAACTGATACCTGCCATCTACCTTCTGGTGTTTGTAGTTGGTGTGCCAGCCAACGCTGTGACCCTGTGGATGCTTGTCTTCAGGACCAGATCCATCTGTACGACCGTATTCTACACCAACCTGGCCattgcagattttcttttttgtatcacATTGCCCTTTAAGATAGCTTACCATCTTAATGGGAACAACTGGGTATTTGGAGAGGTCCTGTGCCGGGCCACCACGGTCATCTTCTATGGCAACATGTACTGCTCCATTCTGCTCCTTGCCTGCATCAGTATCAGCCGCTATCTGGCCATCGTCCATCCTTTCACCTACCGGGGACTGCCCAAGCACACCTATGCCTTGCTAACATGTGGACTGGTGTGGGCAATAGTTTTCTTATATATGTTGCCATTTTTCATCCTGAAGCAGGAATATTATCTTGTTCAGCCAGACATCACCACCTGCCATGATGTTCACAACACATGTGAGTCCTCGTCTCCCTTCCAACTCTACTACTTCATCTCCTTGGCGTTCTTTGGATTCTTAATTCCATTTGTGGTTATCATCTACTGCTACACAGCCATCATCCGGACACTTAATGCATATGATCATAGATGGCTGTGGTATGTTAAAGTGACTCTCCTCATCCTTGCGATTTTTACCATTTGTTTTGCTCCAAGCAATATTATACTTATTATTCACCATGCCAACTACTACAACAACAATACTGATGGCTTCTATTTTATATATCTCATAGCTTTGTGCCTGGGCAGCCTGAATAGTTGCTTAgatccattcctttattttctcatgtCAAAAATCAGTAATCACTCCACTGCTTACCTTACGAAATGCTGA